The stretch of DNA TATTGAACTTAATTTATTTTTTAGTAGTTGTTTCATTCATTTTATCCTTTAAAATAATTAATGCTGTTTGAATTAAATTATAGGTTTCACATAAGTATGGATGGAAATTATAATCTTTAAATTTTTTTAAAAATCTATTTTCAATTTCGATTATTGATTGATATTTACTTTCAAGATTTTCAGTTGCTCTAAAGATTGTATCATACGTCATAAACTTTTGAATTAGATTTCTAAACTCTAATATATCTTCATGACGAATGTACTTATTAACTATTTTAATGTTGTTAGTTGTTTTTATTCTTGTTTTGAGAATGTTATTTGTTAAATAATTTGCCAAACTATGGGAATAAACCATTGCTTCTAATAATGAATTCGATGCCAACCTATTTGCACCATGAAGTCCAGTATGTGAACATTCTCCAATGGCAAACAATTGTTTAACTGATGTTTTTCCATTACTATCTACATCAATTCCTCCGCATTGATAATGTGCTGCTGGAGCAATTGGTATTAAATCTTTAGAAATATTAATCCCATTTTCAAGGCAATAATTATAAACCTTTGGAAACTTCATTTTAAAAGTTTGTATTGGTAAATGCCTTACATCGAGCCAAACGTGATTTGAATGTTCCTTTTTCATTTGATCAGAAATGGCTTTCGAAACAACATCTCGTGTGGCTAATTCACCATCAGGATGGTATTGAGATACAAAACGTTCCATTTTATTATTCAAAATATGAGCTCCAAATCCTCGAATTGCTTCAGTGATTAAAAAAGCCTGACTTTTATTTGGTTCGTATAGAGCTGTAGGATGAAATTGAATATATTTCATATTAACTAATTTAGCTCCTGCTCTAAATGCCATAGCGACTCCATCACCTGTAGAAACAAAGGGATTGGAAGTTACACCAAATACTTGTCCCGAACCTCCTGTTGCTAAAACTACTGCTTTTGTATAAATTGTTGTAGGTTCATTTTTATCATCAAAGCCTACAACTCCAATGCAAGTATTGTTTTTAATTAATAAATCTGTTGCAAAAAAAGAAGTCTTAATTGATGTATTAGGAAGATTTTTTATTAATGGAACTAATTTGGTTTCGATTTCATATCCTGTTTTATCTTTATAATGGACAATGCGGTTTTGAGAATGACCGCCCTCTAATCCCAAATCTAATTCACCACTTTGATTTTTATCTAATTCAATTCCCCATGAAAGTAATTCTTTTAATCTATCAGGAGCTTGTTTAACCACACTATTAACCACATCAACATCACAAAATCCTTTTCCAGCTTTTAGAGTGTCTTCAATATGTTTTTCATAACTATCCTTAATAAAATTATGTACAACAGCAATTCCGCCTTGAGCATAAAAGGTATTACATTTATCAATTGATGTTTTAGTAAGTAAAGTAATTTTAATTTTAGGATTTATTTCATTTATATATTTTGCTAATGATAAACCTGCTAGTCCGGTTCCTAAAATAAGTATATCGGTTTTTAAAATTTGCATTCTTATTTTATTTTAAATCCAACATTTTATAAATTGGTATTCTTGCTTTTTCAATTATTTCATTATTTAGTTTTACTTCTGGACTTTCATCTTTTAAACATTGATAGAGTTTTTCTAAGGTATTGACTTTCATAAAAGCACACTCGCTGCACGCACACGTATTGTCTTCTTTTGAAGGTGCTGGAATTAATATTTTGGTTGGATTATCCAATTGCATTTGGTGTAAAATTCCAGCCTCTGTGGCTACGATGAAAGTGTCGTTTGAACTGTTTTTTACATGATTCAACATGCCAGAAGTCGAACCTATGTAATGTGCTACCTTCAAAATATGCCTTTCCGATTCTGGATGTGCAATGATAGTAGCAGTAGGATGTTTTTTATATAAATCGATTAATTTTTCTAAAGAGAATGCTTCATGAACAATGCAAGAACCTTCCCATAAAACCATCTCTCTTCCAGTTTCTGAAATTAAGTATTTGCCTAAATTTTTATCAGGAGCAAAAACAATAGGTTGGTCATCAGGAATAGATGTGATTACTTTTTTAGCATTGGAAGAAGTACAAACTATATCTGTTAAGGTTTTAACTTCGGCTGTGCAATTGATGTAGGTTACAACGATATGATTCGGATAATTTTCTAAGAAAGTTTTGAATTCATCTGGCGGACAACCATCGGCAAGAGAGCAACCTGCTTTTACATCGGGAACTATTACTTTTTTATTAGGGTTGACAATTTTAGCGGTTTCTGCCATGAAATAAACACCAGCAAAAACGATAATATCAGCATCAACTTGTGATGCTTTTCTTGATAATTCTAAACTATCACCCACAAAATCAGCAATTTCTTGAATGGCTTCTTCTTGATAGTAATGAGCCAAAATAACTACATTCTTTCTTTTTTTCAATTCAAGAATTTTCTCTTTTAAATCCGAAGTTGTTTTCATTAGAGGATATTTTTGTCTTTTATTTAATTAAATTTTTTAAAGCTTAAGGAAAGTCTCTCCGGTGTTGAATTCACTAATTAAATCCAAGAGAGAGGTTTCTTTCAGCGTTTTCTTTAAATTTTCACGTAATGGTTTGTACTTATGATGAAAAGGACACGGTTGTTTGTCGGAACAATTATGAAGTCCTAAACTACATCGGTCAAATAAGTCATTTCCGTCGATAGCTTTTACGAGCTGTTCCAACTTTATGTGTTTCAATTGTATCTTATCTATTTCAAATCCTCCGCCATTTCCTTTAATCGATTTTATGATGTCGGTTTTTACCAAACGTTGTAAAATTTTAGCTGTAAAAGGTTCTGGCGATTCAATTTTTCTGGCAATGTCTCGAATACCGCATCGCTTGCCCGCAGAGGATTCTGAGGCAATGTAAATGGTAGCTCGTATGGCATATTCACAGGTTTTTGAAAACATTGATAAAATTTGCACAAAGTTAGTCATTTTAAATTATCGAAATATGATTTTAGTCATATTGTGATGGATATCCTTTTCAGAAATTAATTGCGAATCCGGTAGTGGTACAATCGTGTTTTGATAATTTCTGAAATTTTGAATGTAATAGTTTTTATCGTAACCTAATTCTAATAAAACGTTTTGCATAGAAGCAATATCATCAAAATTTAATAAAGAGGAATGATAAGTAGTTCGAACTTCAAACGGAATAGAACTCGCTTGAAGCAATTCCAAACAACTTAGAAATTGGGCATAAAAATGAGCTTTTGTAATATCAAAAAATTTCTCTTTCGGACCTTTAAAATCCAAAGCCACATAATCGATGAGCTGTTCTTCTATTAGTTTTTCGAGCACTTTGGGCTGACTTCCGTTGGTGTCCACTTTGATTAAAAAACCTAAACTTTTGACGAATTTGATGAATGGAATAACGGCTTTGTGAATCAAACATTCTCCACCGCTAAAAACTACTGCATCCAACAAATTTCTTCTCGATTTTAAAAACGAAACAATTTCGGAAAAGTAAAAAGAGCCTTTTCCGAAAACTATTTCGGGATTGTAACAATAATCACATTTCATGTTACACCCTGCAAACCATAAGATACAAGCCGATTTATCGGGATAATCTAACAGTGTGAAGGGTGTAAAACTATGAATGGCTTTTTTGTTTAGAAAATCAAGATTTACATTCTCTAAAGTGGGTTCGTTGTTTATGTTCACCTTTTTTTCCAATATTAAAACTTTCTACGGGTCTGTGATAGCCCATTACTCGTGTGTAGACCAAACATTTGGTTCTTTTTTCATTGTATTGAAGCAAAGCTTCAGTGGTTTGTGTTTGCATAATAAGTTGTATTTAAGGTTACTAATAATTCTTCGTCGCATTTTGGACAATATTCGTGTTCGCCATTCAAATAGCCGTGTTTCGGACAAACGCTGAAAACTGGGGTTACCGTGATGTAAGGCAATTTAAAATTCGTAATCACTTTTTTAATGAAATTACGACACGCTTCTACCGAACTCAATTTTTCATTCATATACAAGTGTAAAACTGTTCCTCCAGTGTATTGACATTGTAAATTGTCTTGTAATAACAAAGCTTCGAAAGGATCCTCGGTGTAATCAACTGGCAATTGCGAACTGTTTGTATAGTAAATATTTTCGCCTTCTCCCGCTTGAATAATATCGGAATAACGTTTTTTATCTTCTTTAGCAAAACGATATGTAGTTCCTTCTGCTGGAGTTGCTTCTAAGTTGTATAAATTGCCTGTTTCTTCTTGATAATTTCTCATTTTGGTTCGAATGTGTTCCAAAATTTCGGTTGCGAATGCCATTCCGTAATCCGAAACGATATCTTCTTTTCCATCGGTGAAATTTTGAATCATTTCGTTAATTCCGTTCACACCAATTGTAGAAAAGTGATTTCTGAAATGAGGCAAATAACGTTTGGTATACGGAAATAATCCTCTATCATACATTTCCTGAATGAAAACGCGTTTTTTCTCTAAAGTTGCTTTCGAAATTTCTAACAAACGATCTAAATCGGAATATAATTTGGCTTTATTGCCTTTGTTCAAATAACCCAAACGCGCCATATTAATAGTTACGACACCGATACTTCCGGTCATTTCTGCACTTCCGAATAAACCGTTTCCTCTTTTTAATAATTCGCGTAAATCGAGTTGGAGACGGCAGCACATGCTTCGTACGGCATTCGGTTTGTAAGCATTTGGATTTTCAACTTTATTGCCGTTTTCATCATATGTATATTGACTTCCGATGAAATTCTGGAAATAAGACGAACCAATTTTCGCTGTATTTTCAAAAAGAATATCGGTGTTTTCTCCGTACCAATCAAACTCTTCAGTAATATTAACTGTTGGTATAGGGAAGGTAAACGGTTGTCCATGCGCATCGCCTTCGGTCATAACCGTATAATAGGCTTTGTTGATGAGATTCATTTCTTTTTGAAAATGTTCGTAACGCATTTCGGTTATGTCTGAAACGCCTCTTTCTTTGGCTCTTTTTATAAAATCTTCTGAAGTATTGCCCTTGAAAAGATGCTGTTCGTTTCGAGTTGGGATTTGCTCTTTTAAGTCGTCAGGAACTACCCAATCTAAAGTAATATTCGTAAACGGCGATTGTCCCCAACGTGCTGGGACATTCAAATTGTAAACAAAACTTCGAATCGCTTTTAAAACATCCTCATACGATAAATTATCTTTGAAAACATAAGGCGCCAAATACGTATCAAATGAACTAAACGCTTGAGCTCCGGCCCATTCGCTTTGTAAAATTCCAAGGAAATTCGCCATCTGTCCTAATGCTTCTCTAAAATGATTAGGAGGACGACTTTCCACTCGGCCACGAACACCGTTAAACCTTCATTTAATAAAACGCGCAAACTCCAACCCGCACAATAACCTGTCAAGCAATCTAAATCGTGAATGTGAATATCGCCATTACGATGCGCATAGCCTTCCTCTTTCGAATAAACTTTGTCTAACCAATAATTCGCAATGATTTTTCCAGCGACATTATTGACTAAACCTGCGTTGGAATACGAAGTATTAGCGTTGGCATTGATGCGCCAATCGGTTTGGTTGGTGTATTCTTCTATGGTTTGAGTGCTACCGACATAAGTGGTATCGTCATTTAATCCTAAAACGTGTTCGCGCTGCAGTTTTCGAGTATGACGGAACAACATGAAAGAACGCATCACTT from Flavobacterium haoranii encodes:
- a CDS encoding anaerobic ribonucleoside-triphosphate reductase activating protein, producing MNINNEPTLENVNLDFLNKKAIHSFTPFTLLDYPDKSACILWFAGCNMKCDYCYNPEIVFGKGSFYFSEIVSFLKSRRNLLDAVVFSGGECLIHKAVIPFIKFVKSLGFLIKVDTNGSQPKVLEKLIEEQLIDYVALDFKGPKEKFFDITKAHFYAQFLSCLELLQASSIPFEVRTTYHSSLLNFDDIASMQNVLLELGYDKNYYIQNFRNYQNTIVPLPDSQLISEKDIHHNMTKIIFR
- the nrdD gene encoding anaerobic ribonucleoside-triphosphate reductase — encoded protein: MNKFVIKRNGTYLPFEPFKIEEAITKAFASVSETLNLKVIETVFQLLSHEDTWAVEDIQDKIEKTLYEYSHYEVMRSFMLFRHTRKLQREHVLGLNDDTTYVGSTQTIEEYTNQTDWRINANANTSYSNAGLVNNVAGKIIANYWLDKVYSKEEGYAHRNGDIHIHDLDCLTGYCAGWSLRVLLNEGLTVFVAEWKVVLLIILEKH
- the nadA gene encoding quinolinate synthase NadA yields the protein MKTTSDLKEKILELKKRKNVVILAHYYQEEAIQEIADFVGDSLELSRKASQVDADIIVFAGVYFMAETAKIVNPNKKVIVPDVKAGCSLADGCPPDEFKTFLENYPNHIVVTYINCTAEVKTLTDIVCTSSNAKKVITSIPDDQPIVFAPDKNLGKYLISETGREMVLWEGSCIVHEAFSLEKLIDLYKKHPTATIIAHPESERHILKVAHYIGSTSGMLNHVKNSSNDTFIVATEAGILHQMQLDNPTKILIPAPSKEDNTCACSECAFMKVNTLEKLYQCLKDESPEVKLNNEIIEKARIPIYKMLDLK
- the nadB gene encoding L-aspartate oxidase, with amino-acid sequence MQILKTDILILGTGLAGLSLAKYINEINPKIKITLLTKTSIDKCNTFYAQGGIAVVHNFIKDSYEKHIEDTLKAGKGFCDVDVVNSVVKQAPDRLKELLSWGIELDKNQSGELDLGLEGGHSQNRIVHYKDKTGYEIETKLVPLIKNLPNTSIKTSFFATDLLIKNNTCIGVVGFDDKNEPTTIYTKAVVLATGGSGQVFGVTSNPFVSTGDGVAMAFRAGAKLVNMKYIQFHPTALYEPNKSQAFLITEAIRGFGAHILNNKMERFVSQYHPDGELATRDVVSKAISDQMKKEHSNHVWLDVRHLPIQTFKMKFPKVYNYCLENGINISKDLIPIAPAAHYQCGGIDVDSNGKTSVKQLFAIGECSHTGLHGANRLASNSLLEAMVYSHSLANYLTNNILKTRIKTTNNIKIVNKYIRHEDILEFRNLIQKFMTYDTIFRATENLESKYQSIIEIENRFLKKFKDYNFHPYLCETYNLIQTALIILKDKMNETTTKK
- a CDS encoding RrF2 family transcriptional regulator, with product MFSKTCEYAIRATIYIASESSAGKRCGIRDIARKIESPEPFTAKILQRLVKTDIIKSIKGNGGGFEIDKIQLKHIKLEQLVKAIDGNDLFDRCSLGLHNCSDKQPCPFHHKYKPLRENLKKTLKETSLLDLISEFNTGETFLKL
- a CDS encoding ribonucleoside triphosphate reductase, which translates into the protein MESRPPNHFREALGQMANFLGILQSEWAGAQAFSSFDTYLAPYVFKDNLSYEDVLKAIRSFVYNLNVPARWGQSPFTNITLDWVVPDDLKEQIPTRNEQHLFKGNTSEDFIKRAKERGVSDITEMRYEHFQKEMNLINKAYYTVMTEGDAHGQPFTFPIPTVNITEEFDWYGENTDILFENTAKIGSSYFQNFIGSQYTYDENGNKVENPNAYKPNAVRSMCCRLQLDLRELLKRGNGLFGSAEMTGSIGVVTINMARLGYLNKGNKAKLYSDLDRLLEISKATLEKKRVFIQEMYDRGLFPYTKRYLPHFRNHFSTIGVNGINEMIQNFTDGKEDIVSDYGMAFATEILEHIRTKMRNYQEETGNLYNLEATPAEGTTYRFAKEDKKRYSDIIQAGEGENIYYTNSSQLPVDYTEDPFEALLLQDNLQCQYTGGTVLHLYMNEKLSSVEACRNFIKKVITNFKLPYITVTPVFSVCPKHGYLNGEHEYCPKCDEELLVTLNTTYYANTNH
- the nrdD gene encoding anaerobic ribonucleoside-triphosphate reductase → MQTQTTEALLQYNEKRTKCLVYTRVMGYHRPVESFNIGKKGEHKQRTHFRECKS